The genomic DNA GGAGGATCAGGGGCAATTCGATGAGGCGATCGGCATGTTCCGGCTGGTCGCGAAGCTGGGGGATTCGGCGAGTCAGCGTGCGGAAGGTCTCTGGCGTGCCGGGTGGGCGCAATATCGGACAGCCCGGTATCGGGACGCAGCCGAGACGTTTCGATCCGTTGTGGAGTTGCATGTCAACGGCTTTGAGCCTCAGGCAATGTATTGGGCGGCGAGGGCCGACGAGCGCGAAAAAAATACCACCGTTGCCGATCAATACACACGCCTCTGTCAGCGGCACGCCTACAGTTACTACTGCCAGTTGGCTGCACGGCGAGTTTCGTTGCCGCCGGTCACGCCGGTTGCGACAGACGCGGAGCGTCCGGCAGGCGATGAGGCTTCACGATTGCCGGAGAATCGGCGTCCTGAGATCGAACGGCACGTGGTCTATCAACGTGGAATCGAGCTCAAGATATTGGGGTTCGCCCAGGATGCGGCTCGCGAACTTGGCTCTCTCACAGAGCAGTATAGTCGTGACCCGGAGGTGCTGCTGGCCTTCTCGACGTTGCTCAGTGAAGTGGGGGCGTACCATCCAGCCTTACGCGTGGCAAAAGTTCACTTTAAGGAGAAGCTGGAACGCAGCGGTTTGCCGACCGCGCCAGCCTTGTGGACCGTGGCCTACCCGACCGGCCTGCTCCCGACGATCACCGCGCAGGGTGTCACTGCGGTTGACCCCTACCTGGCTGCCGCGATCATTCGCGAGGAGAGCCAGTACGATGAGAAGGCTGTCTCGATGGTGGGAGCCGTGGGGTTGATGCAGTTGATGCCGGTCACGGCGAATGCCGTGGCACAGCGGTACGGGTTTCCCGCGGTCGGACGGGAAGAACTGTTCGACCAGGAAACCAACATTCGACTGGGGGTGCGGTATCTGGGGCAATTGCTCGAGCAATACAGCGGGAACCTGGCCCATGCCGTCGCGGCCTACAACGCCGGCCCGATTGCCGTGAACAATTGGATCGCAGTGCATCGAGGACGGGAGCAGGACGAGTTCGTGGAACTCATTCCGTATCAGGAAACGCGGTTGTACGTGAAACGGGTCTTGCGCAGCTATGGAGAATATCGCCGTCTCCATAACGGCACGTCGTAGCGGGGCCGTTTTCTTGACAAGCCGGAGCGAACTTTCTATATTTCGCCCCCGTCACCCAACGTGTTCGACCACCACTTTGATGTGAGGAAATACCATGACGTTAGATCATCTCGACGCCCTTGAAATTCGGATTCGCGATTTGGTGAAGCTGGTGCAGGATCTCAAGCGGAAAAATGCCTCATTAGAGGATGACTTGCGTCTGGCGCGGGAGCGGGTTGCGGTTCGTGATGACGAAAACCGACGCTGGGAACAGGAGCGGATCGATATCCGTTCACGGATCGAGAAAGTCCTGGGCGAGATCGATCTGTTGGAATGCCTGGATGAACCCAAGGAGGTGGCTGTTGACTAAGACCATTGACGTGGAGATCTATGGCCAGCGGTACAGCATCAACGGGGAAGCGGACGAATCGTACGTGAAGCAATTGGCCGATATGGTCGATAAGCAGATGAAACAGGTGGCGGCCGGCATGCGGTCGGCCACCCCGGCCAAGTTGGCCGTCCTTGCCGCATTCAACCTTGCCCACGAATTGATGGAATCAGAGCGAAAGTCCCGGCAGGGAGAGGCCGACGCGGATCGTCGGGTGGCCTCCCTGATGGAATCGATCGATCAGCAGATGCCGTCCATCCTGTCACGGTGAGTTTCGCCTTGCTTTCACTGTACTGCTTTGTTATCGTTTCTGTGTTGTATTGACCTGAGGGTCAACAAGAGCAGGAGAGGAAAGGAAGCTTCGAACAAGGACGGAAAATCTGACGACGGTTTTTGAGCGCTAAACATATGGAATCGCTGGTTTTTGTGCTGTTATTCACAGTGGTCGTGATGGTGTGGATGAGAGAAGGCTCCCAGGCTGGCATGTCTGTTCGACAGGTGTGTTCGCAACGTGTAGCAAGGGGCGAAGAGCAGGTGCTGGCGGATGGGCTATGGCCTGCGCTGTGCTCGCAACCTGTGACGATCCCCGACCGGGGGGCTTGGTCTGTGCGCCTTCGATGTGACAGACGTATTGATTCGGGTCGAAGTCGACCACTCCTCCACGTGAATTGACGGCGGCGATTCCACGCTTCGTTTCTACTGGCTCAAGAAGTCAGATGTTTCCCCCTCACGCGTAGACATTCCTTTCTCACGCTCCTTGCTCTCCCTTTAACACTGGCTGTGACTATTCGCAGGGTGACAGTGTTTACTGTCCCGCTGCCGTAAGGGAGGTGGTTCCCATTTCTCTCAGCGTTGTTGCGTACATTTTTGTCGGATTAGTGGGAGCGGTCCTGGGTGCCGGGTTGTATGAGGTCTTTCGCCGTCGGTCGGCGTTGGCTCGTCGTGCCGAGGCCGAGGATCAGTCGGCGCAGATCGTTCAATCGGCTCAGCGTGAAGCAGAGAATCTCGTCAAAGAGGCCAAGCTGGAGGCCAAGGATCTGGTCTTTCAGGCCAGGATCGAACTCGAAAAGGAACAAAAGGCCAAGCTGGCCGAAGTTTCCAATTCGGAACGGCGTGTGTCCCAACGGGAAGAGGGACTCGATCGCAAGCTCGGCTTGCTTGAGAAGCGGGATCAGGAAGCGCTCAAGCGTGAGCAGGACTTATTGAAGCGTGAGGAGACACTGGTACAGAAGGACGCGGCCTGCGCGCAGGCGCTGAAACAGCATCGCGAGGCCCTTGAGCGGGTGGCCGGCTTGACGGCTGAGGAAGCGAAGCGGCAACTGATTCAGGATCTGGATAGTCAGGCGCGGTTGGAAGCGGCCGGCCTGGCCAAGCGCCTGCTCGAAGAGGCCAAGGAAAATGCCGACCGGGAGGCGCGGGAAATCATCGCCAGCTCGATTCAACGAGTGACCCGGGATTATGTGAATGAAGCCACTATCTCCGTGGTGCCGATTGCCAACGATGCCATGAAGGGCCGGATTATCGGTCGAGAGGGGCGGAATATCCGGGCGATCGAGGCGGCGACGGGGATCGACCTCATTATCGATGAAACGCCGGAGGCGGTTATTATTTCAGGGTTCGATCCGCTTCGTCGTGAGATTGCCAAGGTCTCGCTTGAGCGGCTCATGCACGACGGCCGAATCCATCCGACGCGCATTGAAGAGATCGTCGAAAAGGTGAAGGTCGATATCGAGAAGCTGATGATCGAAGAGGCTGAAAAGGTGATCTTCGAGGTTGGCTTGTCTGATTTTCATCCCGAGTTGGTCAAGGTGTTGGGACGGCTCAAGTACCGAACCAGCTATGGGCAGAATAATCTGTACCATGCGCGGGAAGCGGCCTACATCTGCGGCATCATGGCCTCCGAGTTGAAACTCGACGTGAAACTCGCCAAGCGCGGCGCCTTGTTGCACGATATCGGAAAGGCCGTCAGTCACGAAGAAGAAGGGCCGCATGCCATGCTGGGTGCGGAGATCGCCAAGAAGTACGGCGAAAACGCCAAAGTGGTGAATGCCATTGCGGCGCATCACGAACAGGTTGAGCCCATTTGTCCGGAGACCGTACTGGTGGCGGCGGCGGAAGCGCTGTCGGCGGCGCGGCCGGGGGCACGCCGTGAAGCCCTGGAGTCGTATGTCAAGCGGTTGGAGAAGTTGGAGTCGCTGGCGACCGTTCACAAGGGTGTGCAGAAGGCCTATGCGATTCAAGCGGGTCGTGAAATTCGTGTCATTGTGAAGCAGGAAGATTTGACGGACCCGGAATGTTTCCAGTTGTCCCGGGATCTGGCAAAGAAGATTGAGCAGGAGCTGACCTATCCGGGGCAAATCAAGGTGACGGTGATCCGGGAGAGCCGGTTCGTCGATTTTGCGAAATGAGCGAACGGTTATGAAGGTTCTGATGATCGGCGATATCATGGGCGAGCCAGGGCGTCGGTCCGTGGCTCGCCTCCTGCCGAAACTGATTGCCAACCATTCCATCGATGTTGTGGTCGGCAACGGCGAGAACGTGGCCGGCGGATTCGGTATTACTCCGGACCTGGTGGACGATCTTTTCGATCTCGGGGTGTCGGTCATCACCACGGGGAATCATGCGTGGGACAAGAAGGAAATCCTCGATGTGTTTCCTCGTGAACCGCGTCTCTTGCGTCCTGCGAATTATCCCACCGGAGTGCCGGGCCGAGGCAGTTATGTGTTTACCACGCCCGGCGGCGAATCGTTGGGTGTCCTGCATTTGATGGGGCGGGCGTTCATGCCGACGATCGACTGTCCGTTTCAGGTCGCGAAGCGGGAAATCGAACGTCTCAAGACGCAGGTCTCCGCGATCGTGGTCGATATGCATGCCGAGGCGACGTCTGAAAAGATGGCGATGGGGCATTACTTGGATGGGCTGGTGACGGTTGTGGCGGGGACGCACACCCATGTGCAGACGGCCGATGAGCAAATCCTTCCGAAAGGCACGGCGTACATCACGGATATCGGCATGACCGGCCCGCTTCATTCGGTGATCGGAATTAAAAAAGAACTGGCGATCGAAAAGTTTCTCACCGGAATGCCGCGGCGCTTTGAAGTGGCCTCGGGTCCCGTCGTCTTCTGCGCGGTATTGATGGAACTGGATGCCACGCTCGGCAAGGCTTTGTCGATCGAACGAATCCGAGTGGTGGATTGATCTGTTCGCCTAGCCATTGTCTCAGGCTCGGTAAGCTATGACCGGCCAAACCCTTCCGCTCCCTCTGCTTCTTTCCGTATCCGACGTGACGCGACTGATCCGTGATTCCCTGGAAGCGCAATTCCGGGATATCTGGATCGAGGGCGAAATTACCAACCTTCGCGCACCGTCTTCCGGACACCTGTATTTCACATTGAAAGATGAGCAGAGCCAGCTTCGCGGGGTGCTCTTTCGATCCGGGGCCTCGCGGCTTCGGTTCACCCTGCAGGAGGGCCTGGTGATCGTCGCGCGCGGGCGCATCTCGGTGTATGAGCCGCGTGGCGAGTATCAACTGATCGTCGACTCGCTGGAACCGAAGGGCGTCGGGGCGTTTCAACTGGCGTTCGAGCAACTCAAGGAGCGGTTGGCGCGAGAAGGATTGTTCGACGAGGCGCGAAAGCGTCCCCTGCCTCCCTTCCCACGCACGGTGGGCGTGGTGACCTCTCGCACCGGGGCAGCGGTCCGCGATATTGTGGCGGTCCTCCGTCGCCGCTGTCCGGTCGCGAATATTCTCATCGCTTCCGTGCCGGTCCAGGGCGAGGGAGCCGCCGAGCAGATTGCGGAGGCGATCACGACGTTAAGCGGAATGCCCCAGGTTGAGGTGATGATCGTCGGGCGTGGAGGCGGCGCCTCAGAGGATTTGTGGGCGTTCAACGAAGAAGTGGTCGTTCGCGCCATTGTGCAGTCGAGGGTCCCGGTCGTGTCTGCGGTGGGGCATGAAATCGATGTGACCCTTGCCGACTTTGCCGCGGACTATCGGGCTCCGACACCCTCGGCTGCGGCCGAGGCGGTGGTGCCGGTGTTGGACGAGATCGTGGAGCGACTAGGCGAGATGTCTGATCGTCTGTATCGAGTCGTGCGCACTTTGTTGGAGATGCAGCGCCATCGGTTCGAGCGATCGGTTGGAGTGATGCGCGACATGCGCTTTCGAGTGCAGGCGCATGCCCAGCATCTCGATGAATTGCGAGACGGATTGACGCGCACGCTGACCGAACGATTAACTCTGCTCCACCGGGGGATGGTGGTGCGGCAACATGCCTTGCTGGCTCAAGGACCGCACAACCGGATTCAGACCGCGCTGGTGGTGATCCCGCAACTGTATAAACGGTTGGAGCAAGAAGCCAGACGGGGACTTTTGTCCAGGCGGCAAGCGGTTGCGTCGTACATGATGGCTTTGGACGCTCTCAGTCCATTGGCGATCTTAAGCCGCGGGTATAGCGTCATCCAGGCAATTCCGTCCGGGCGGATCGTCCGGCTGGCGTCAGACGTGGCGGTGGGGGATGTGGTGCAGGCGCGGCTGGCCGAGGGGCGTCTGTTGTGTCTCGTCAGTGAGGTGCTGCCGCCTTCGATGCCTTGACCTCACCGGTGGGGCAGGCAATAATGTTCTGTTTGATGAATGAGCAAGGGAGTGGTTGTGGCTGCCGTGAAGTTTGAATATGCAATGGCACGATTGGAAACGATTGTTGCCGAACTTGAAAAGGGCGATCTTCCTCTCGATGACTCGCTGAAGATTTTCGAGGAGGGGATTCGGTTGTCCAAGACCTGCCTGAAGATGCTGGAGGATGCCGAGCGGAAGGTTGAAATCCTGGTGCAAGAGAAGGACGGCAAGAAGCGGATTCAAGCGTTTTCTCCCGATGAGGATGAGCCGGAGCGCCCTCAGTAACGGTCTGATCGATGCACGGGCTTTCACGTTGCCCGTGTCTGTCGCAATTAAACTTCCATCACAGCCTATGAGCCAGAAATTACGCCCAGAGCGGGAACGGCTGGATCGCGTGCTGGTCAGCCGAGGGTTGGTTGCCAGTCGGGAAGACGCGGCTCGACTCATCCTGGCCGGCCTCGTCCGTGTGGATGGGGTGGTGGTTGATAAGGCGGCGAAACCGACCTTGTCGGATGCGAAGGTGGAGCTGACCGGGCCGGGGTCTCCCTATGTCGGTCGCGGGGGCGAGAAGTTAGCCGGCGCGCTGGATCAATTTCAGGTCGATCCCAAAGGAATGATGTGCTTCGACGTCGGGTGTTCGACCGGGGGATTTACCGATTGTCTGCTGCAGCGCGGCGCCGCGCGTGTCTATGCCGTCGATGTGGGGTATGGTCAGTTTGAGTGGCGCCTACGGCAGGATCCGCGCGTGGTGCTCATGGAGCGGACCAACATCCGGTATCTTGAGCCGAGTGCGATCCGGGATCCGATCGATCTGATTGTCATCGATGTGTCGTTTATCTCGCTGACCCTCGTGCTGCCCTGTGTTGTGCCCTACCTCGCTGCGTCGGGGTTCGTGATCACGTTGATCAAACCGCAGTTTGAAGTGGGGAAAGGTCTTGTCGGACGGGGTGGGATTGTTCGTGATGATGGCTTGCGGGAAGGGGCGGCCGACAAAGTGGTGGCGTGCGCGCAGCAGTTGGGGCTGGAGTTGGCGGATCGAATGGAATCGCCCATCGAGGGCCGAAAGGGCAATCGGGAAATCCTGGCCTGGTTCCGGCGCAGGGCGTGAGGGGTACGAGTCTGGATATCAGTGGGTCTGCGGCGGGTTTCGTCCGGGACGTTCACGCGCAAGGGCAACACGAAAACACTTTGCGGAAGCCTGCAGAAGGTGTAGGCTGACCCTCAATTGTTCGGTCAGGGGATCGGCACATCCGCAGACGAAGGAGAGGCGAGGAGACGTATGAAAGTCTTGGTCACGGGGGGCGCAGGGTTTATCGGGTCACATGTCGTGGATCGTTTGCTCCAGGAGGGGCATGATGTTGTGGTGGTCGATAATCTTGTCACGGGAAAGCGGAAAAACGTCCCCAAGGCGGCCCAATTCTACAAACTGGATATAGAAAATCCCAAGCTCGAACGGATTTTTCGCAACGAACGGCCGTCGATCGTGTTCCACCTCGCCGCTCAGATGAACGTGCGGCGTTCGGTCGAAGATCCGATGTTCGATGCGCAGGTCAATGTGCTGGGGACGCTCAATGTGCTGGAGCAAGCGTCGAAACATGGCGCGCGCAAGGTCATCTTCTCCTCATCCGGCGGGGCGATTTATGGCGAGCAGCTGGCATTTCCTGCCCCGGAAACTCACATTACCCAGCCACTGTCGCCCTACGGCATCAGCAAGTTATGCGGGGAGCATTACCTATCCTACTACCACCGGTTGAGCGGTATTCAGGTGGTCAGTCTGCGATATGCCAATGTGTACGGCCCGCGGCAGGATCCGGAAGGGGAGGCGGGAGTCGTCGCCATCTTCATTCAAAAGATGCTGCGTGGCGAACAGGCGGTGGTCAACGGAAACGGGCGTCAGACTCGCGATTTTGTGTTTGTCGAGGACGTGGTGGAATCGAATTTGATGGCGATGGGTCCCGAGGTGGAGGGCGTGTACAACGTGGGCACGGGAATCGAGACGTCCGTGAACGACCTCTTCAAAATCGTCGTCGATCTAACCAAGGTAGAGTTTAAGGAAGTGCACGGCCCGGCCAAGCGAGGCGAGCAAGCCAGAAGCGTCATCGACTCCACAAAGCTCCACCGTGACCTTGGGTGGGAACCGAAGGTCGATCTGCGCGAGGGACTGCGGCGGACGGTCGAATATTTTCGCGACGGGCTCGGATAGCCGCTTGAGCTAATAGCGGGGCACGGATGGGTCTACCTGAGTAGACCAGGCATCAATGCCTCCGATCAGGTTTTTCACCTTTCCGAAGCCTTGCTGCAGCAGAAACCCTGTCGCATCCGCACTTCTCATCCCGTGGTGGCACACGGCGACAATCTCGGCGTCACGGTCAAGTTTGCCAAGAGATTGCTGCAGGGTCGCCAGCGGGACCAGGATGGATCCCTCCAACTTGGCGATGGCATATTCCCATGGCTCCCGGACGTCTACCAGCACCAGCTTGTCGCCTTTATCCAGCCTCGACTTGAGATCCTTAGGGGTAATCGTGAAACTCATCAGCGCACCTCCATCTATACGGTCGGATCATAAGGAGCCGAAAAATGGGTGTCAACTCCGGTGTGGTCGGCCATTCGTCGCGTGGGGTCTGATCTCAAGACTTTGCGGATTCAGACCGAAGCGTATGGATGAGAGGACGAGGGCCTGGGCCTGACAGTCGGTCGGCAGGTAACGCCTCTGGAGAATGGTCGTTTTTTGTCGAATTGTGCAAATCCTGCCTAGTTTTTTAAGCGTAATCGGCACGGAGATGGGGTAGAATTCTGCCCTAAGTGCTTGATAACTGAAGCGCAAGCAGTACTCGCCGTTCTGTTTCGGCACGCAATTTGCTTAGAGCTGTGGGGGAGACGTGGGAGCGAACGGTTCAGAGGTAGTGGTGTTTGTGACTGCGGCAACGGCCGAGGAGGCAGAAAGACTCGGTCGGATCATCGTGGAGTCCAGACTTGCCGCCTGCGCGAATGTCTTAAATGGCATTCGATCGATTTTCCGTTGGGAGAATAAGATCAACGTCGAAAATGAATGCCTGATGCTCATTAAAACAACCCTGGAGCGATACCCGGAACTCGAAGCAGTCATTCGACGGCACCATAGCTATACTATCCCTGAGATCATCGCACTCCCGGTCATTGCGGGATCGGCGCCCTACCTGGAATGGGTTCGGGAAGAGACTCGTAAGTAGTTGATTCTAATAATGTAATTTTTGAAAACAAAGGGTTGACCATCGTGCTAGAGATCAGTACACTGCAAAAGTCAGTGGCTGAATTCTTGGTTGAATCCGTGAAGGGGAGAGCGTCCTATGAGCCAACAAGCGGCCGAAACAAGTGATGCCTATACTGTGGTGGTCTTTCGGGGGTCCTCCTCCAAGCCGTTACGGTTTAGTTTTCCACGGAAATTCGTGCGCAAGCTCCTGATCTTGGCTGCGATCCTGGTCGTGGCAGATCTGCTCGTTATCTCTCATTATGTGATTCGGACCGGAGAAGTCTGGCAATTGTCGGCGTTCCGGGCTGAAGCCATGGGTGCGCGTGAGCAAACCGCTGCCTTCTCCGCTGCGATTGATGATCTGAAAAAGCGTCTCTCGACCATGGGCGAGGTCAATCAACGGCTTCGAGTCATGCTGGGAATTGACGCCAGCAAGCCGGCCGGGGATTTGGCGAATGGACGGGGTGGCGAGGACGGTCCGCTGCCGGATGGAAAAACCAGTGTGCAGGGGAATGGATCAGCCACTTCTGGGCTGGAACCGCGGCAGCAGGTCTCCGAAGCGCGTGATGCCAATCAGTCCGAGGTTGATTTTGCTACGGAAAGTATTGAAGAGGTCACTCAGCAGGTTCGCGAAAGCCTTGAGGCCCTCGTCCGGGAGGCGAAGCAACAAGAGGAAGCCCTCGAAAGCCTGACCCAAGTTGCAGAGCAGCGTTCGACTCAGTGGGCGTCAACTCCCTCCATCTGGCCTGTGCGCGGATGGGTGACCTCGGCGTTTGGCCCCCGGGTTTCGCCGTTCACCGAAAAGCCGGCCTGGCATGACGGTCTGGATATCGGTGCTCAGGCAAATTCCCCCGTCCAGGCTCCGGCGCTCGGGCGTGTCGTCACCGTGGCCTTTGACTCGAAAATGGGCAATATGGTTAAGCTGGACCATGGATATGGGATTGAGACGGTCTATGGACACCTTGCCAAGTCGTTGGTGAAAGAAGGGCAGCGAGTGAAGCGCGGTGATGTGGTCGCGCTTGTTGGCAGCACCGGGCTTTCCACGGGACCGCATCTCCATTACATGGTCAAGAAGAACGGCCAAGCGTTGGATCCGACCAAGTTTATTCTCGACTAGTCTTTTCGCATTCCTTCCAGATTTCGAAAGAAGTTTACCCGTTCCCTTCCTCTTTTCCGTTGTAATCCTCGACTACCCGCGTCCCAGTCCAGCTCTACCAGCCCTGTGCTCCCCAGTCTTTGCGGCCCATTACTTCGGCGAATGCCGTGGTATACTCCGCACTTTCCTGAAATTCCTGTTCTCACGAGGAACATTGCATGACTGATCTGGAGATAGCCCGTTCCGTCCCTCACAAGCATATATTCGAAGTCGCACAGTCCTTAGGCATTCATTCTGACGATCTCATTCCCTTTGGGCGCTACAAGGCCAAGATCGCGCCCACGCTGGGTGAGCGAATCCAGAACAGACCGCTGGGGCGATACATCCTGGTTACGGCCATCAATCCAACACCCCTTGGCGAGGGCAAGACTACGACCTCAATTGGGCTGAGCATGGGGTTGTGCCGCTTAGGCCATCGGGCCGCCGTCACGCTCAGGCAGCCTTCCTTGGGACCGGTCTTCGGAATCAAGGGGGGCGGTACCGGAGGCGGGAGAGCCCAGGTCCACCCGATGGAAGATATCAATCTGCATTTTACCGGCGATGCGCATGCCGTTTCTGCGAGCCACAATCTCCTTTCCGCATTTGTCGATAACCATCTGTTCCACGGAAATACGCTCAAGGTCGATCCGAAAGGGATCAGATGGCCACGCACGCTTGGGGTGAGTGACCGCGCGCTTCGCGACATTCTCCTGGGAGAGGAAACCGGGCGGCGGCCGGGGAAGTTTGTGATTACGGAGGCGTCGGAAGTCATGGCGGTGCTGGCCCTGGCGACCGACCATGCAGATCTTCGCCAACGCCTCGGGAGAATTCTGATCGGCCTGACTGAGGGCGGACAGATGGTCCGTGCTGAGGAATTTGGCTGCGCCGGCTCCATGGCCGTCTTGCTGAAGGATGCCTTGTTGCCGAATCTCGTGCAGACCCTGGAGGGAACTCCGGCATTTGTTCATGCCGGGCCGTTCGGTAACATCGCGCATGGGAATTGCTCGATTGTCTCCGATCGGTTGGCGTTACGTTGTGCAGACTATGTCGTGACTGAAGCTGGATTCGGGAGTGATTTAGGCGCGGAAAAGTTCTTCAATATTAAGTGCCGCACGTCCGGTCTTCGTCCGGATGTCGGGGTGGTGGTGGCGACCTTGCGTGCGCTCAAGCTTCATGGCGGTGGGGGAATCGTGAAATCCGGTGCTCCGCTGCCTCCCGGTGTGACCGGGCCGAATCAGGCGGCGCTGGAGCAGGGCTTTGCCAACCTCGAGCAGCATATCGCCAATGTCCGGGCCCATGGAGTGCCGGTGGTGGTCGCGGTGAATGCGTTCAAGGATGATTCAACCGATGAACTAAACTGGGTGTGCGAACGCGCCCTGGAAGGGGGTGCGTCGGCAGCTGCGGTGTCGACCCATTGGTCCGACGGTGGACGGGGAGCCGAGGAGCTGGCCAGGGCGGTCGTCAAGGTCGCTGCGCAAGGTACGCAATTCAGTCCTCTCTATGAGGTGACCTCGCCCATTAAGAAAAAGATTGAGACCATCGCCACCACGATCTATGGGGCGGCCGGCGTGTCATTCTCGCCTCAGGCCGAGCGGGACGTAGAGCTGGCGACACGATTGGGATTCGATCGACTTCCCATTTGTATGGCGAAGACCCCGCTTTCACTATCGCACGACCCGGCGGTGAAGGGGCGGCCCTCCGGGTTCACGGTGCCGATTCAGGAGTTGCGGATTCTGGCCGGGGCCGGGTTTCTCACCGCGGTCTGCTCAGGCATTCAGTTGATGCCGGGTCTGCCGAAGAAGCCTGCCGGGGAACGGATCGATGTTGATCCACAATCGGGTCAAATTGTTGGCCTGCAGTAGTGGCGTGTTACCGCTGTTTCAGGTACCGGAAGAATTCTGATTCGGGACTGACGAGGATGGTGGTCTTGTCCTTGAGGGTCTTGCGATAGGCTTCCATGGTGCGGGTAAACTCGAAGAAATGCGGATCCTGGCGATAGGCATCGGCATAGATGCGGAACGCTTTGGCGTCTCCGCCTCCGCGCAATTCCTCTGATTCTCGATAGGCCTCTGCGAGGATGATCTCCCGATCTTTCTCCGCCTCCGACTTGATTTTCTGAGCCTCTTCCGCGCCTTCTGCGCGATACTGCTTCGCTTGTCGCTCCCGCTCGGCTTGCATGCGCGAGAACACGGCCTTTTCATTCTGCTCAGGCAGGTCGGCTCGTTTAATCCGCACGTCCTGGATTTCTATGCCATAGGCAGACGCTTTTTCGTTGGCGCGTTGGGTGACCACGGCCATGAGTTGCGCACGGGCCGATGAGACGATTTCCGCCAGATCGTGCCGGCCTAATTCCACCCGCAGTTCCGAATAAATAATATCGTGCAGGCGCTGGAGCGCGCCGCGCTGGCTTTGGAACGCCTGATACACCTTCAGCGGGTCGGTGATCCGCCACTTCGCAAAATTATCGAGCAGCA from Nitrospira sp. ND1 includes the following:
- a CDS encoding cell division protein ZapA translates to MTKTIDVEIYGQRYSINGEADESYVKQLADMVDKQMKQVAAGMRSATPAKLAVLAAFNLAHELMESERKSRQGEADADRRVASLMESIDQQMPSILSR
- a CDS encoding TIGR00282 family metallophosphoesterase; the encoded protein is MKVLMIGDIMGEPGRRSVARLLPKLIANHSIDVVVGNGENVAGGFGITPDLVDDLFDLGVSVITTGNHAWDKKEILDVFPREPRLLRPANYPTGVPGRGSYVFTTPGGESLGVLHLMGRAFMPTIDCPFQVAKREIERLKTQVSAIVVDMHAEATSEKMAMGHYLDGLVTVVAGTHTHVQTADEQILPKGTAYITDIGMTGPLHSVIGIKKELAIEKFLTGMPRRFEVASGPVVFCAVLMELDATLGKALSIERIRVVD
- a CDS encoding cell division protein ZapB, which gives rise to MTLDHLDALEIRIRDLVKLVQDLKRKNASLEDDLRLARERVAVRDDENRRWEQERIDIRSRIEKVLGEIDLLECLDEPKEVAVD
- the xseB gene encoding exodeoxyribonuclease VII small subunit, translating into MAAVKFEYAMARLETIVAELEKGDLPLDDSLKIFEEGIRLSKTCLKMLEDAERKVEILVQEKDGKKRIQAFSPDEDEPERPQ
- a CDS encoding TlyA family RNA methyltransferase, translating into MSQKLRPERERLDRVLVSRGLVASREDAARLILAGLVRVDGVVVDKAAKPTLSDAKVELTGPGSPYVGRGGEKLAGALDQFQVDPKGMMCFDVGCSTGGFTDCLLQRGAARVYAVDVGYGQFEWRLRQDPRVVLMERTNIRYLEPSAIRDPIDLIVIDVSFISLTLVLPCVVPYLAASGFVITLIKPQFEVGKGLVGRGGIVRDDGLREGAADKVVACAQQLGLELADRMESPIEGRKGNREILAWFRRRA
- a CDS encoding transglycosylase SLT domain-containing protein, with translation MTALPWRISLSALAVWSVLSSLFLTATAESPRPLPVAPAPCVSAEDCFRSAVALNERSGSPVQRDQTMMLKIDQLRSVMELYPSTIWAKRAGVVLGVLRIEREPVEAAKLLRVVQPDMPVLDDYLRLWIGESLLKQNEPIQAAELLETIPKIVPDSSLIAKAAYRTGEAWYSANVCFRAVDWLERAVALADKDPAASLALWHLAECYIRENRLPEARTALKQLWLRYPHSPEAREAKARLDTALGGESWTPTAEDHSIRAQAFLGLAMQAEAVEELRRFLVMAPGHPRRFDARLKLGVAYVRLKQYDQARETFRGLVADRVQESSEATVWLARVYLRQNQGDKLIALARSVAQGSLGGDQRAMVHLFAGVWLEDQGQFDEAIGMFRLVAKLGDSASQRAEGLWRAGWAQYRTARYRDAAETFRSVVELHVNGFEPQAMYWAARADEREKNTTVADQYTRLCQRHAYSYYCQLAARRVSLPPVTPVATDAERPAGDEASRLPENRRPEIERHVVYQRGIELKILGFAQDAARELGSLTEQYSRDPEVLLAFSTLLSEVGAYHPALRVAKVHFKEKLERSGLPTAPALWTVAYPTGLLPTITAQGVTAVDPYLAAAIIREESQYDEKAVSMVGAVGLMQLMPVTANAVAQRYGFPAVGREELFDQETNIRLGVRYLGQLLEQYSGNLAHAVAAYNAGPIAVNNWIAVHRGREQDEFVELIPYQETRLYVKRVLRSYGEYRRLHNGTS
- the rny gene encoding ribonuclease Y, with product MVPISLSVVAYIFVGLVGAVLGAGLYEVFRRRSALARRAEAEDQSAQIVQSAQREAENLVKEAKLEAKDLVFQARIELEKEQKAKLAEVSNSERRVSQREEGLDRKLGLLEKRDQEALKREQDLLKREETLVQKDAACAQALKQHREALERVAGLTAEEAKRQLIQDLDSQARLEAAGLAKRLLEEAKENADREAREIIASSIQRVTRDYVNEATISVVPIANDAMKGRIIGREGRNIRAIEAATGIDLIIDETPEAVIISGFDPLRREIAKVSLERLMHDGRIHPTRIEEIVEKVKVDIEKLMIEEAEKVIFEVGLSDFHPELVKVLGRLKYRTSYGQNNLYHAREAAYICGIMASELKLDVKLAKRGALLHDIGKAVSHEEEGPHAMLGAEIAKKYGENAKVVNAIAAHHEQVEPICPETVLVAAAEALSAARPGARREALESYVKRLEKLESLATVHKGVQKAYAIQAGREIRVIVKQEDLTDPECFQLSRDLAKKIEQELTYPGQIKVTVIRESRFVDFAK
- the xseA gene encoding exodeoxyribonuclease VII large subunit, which gives rise to MTGQTLPLPLLLSVSDVTRLIRDSLEAQFRDIWIEGEITNLRAPSSGHLYFTLKDEQSQLRGVLFRSGASRLRFTLQEGLVIVARGRISVYEPRGEYQLIVDSLEPKGVGAFQLAFEQLKERLAREGLFDEARKRPLPPFPRTVGVVTSRTGAAVRDIVAVLRRRCPVANILIASVPVQGEGAAEQIAEAITTLSGMPQVEVMIVGRGGGASEDLWAFNEEVVVRAIVQSRVPVVSAVGHEIDVTLADFAADYRAPTPSAAAEAVVPVLDEIVERLGEMSDRLYRVVRTLLEMQRHRFERSVGVMRDMRFRVQAHAQHLDELRDGLTRTLTERLTLLHRGMVVRQHALLAQGPHNRIQTALVVIPQLYKRLEQEARRGLLSRRQAVASYMMALDALSPLAILSRGYSVIQAIPSGRIVRLASDVAVGDVVQARLAEGRLLCLVSEVLPPSMP